In the Hordeum vulgare subsp. vulgare chromosome 7H, MorexV3_pseudomolecules_assembly, whole genome shotgun sequence genome, one interval contains:
- the LOC123410950 gene encoding uncharacterized protein LOC123410950 produces the protein MAEFSWLTALGFAFLTFNSGMALYRSNGDAGSVIFVAVSYLDLVALFACLRLYERLDRHSPRRERIKAAVWALTTLLTVMFTYKVAEVMPLAFKLVVWAMAAATTCGGFYVFFLHDDKQYQQPQDASAAAERGDVAD, from the coding sequence ATGGCGGAGTTCTCGTGGCTCACGGCGCTAGGGTTCGCCTTCCTGACCTTCAACTCCGGCATGGCCCTCTACCGCTCCAACGGCGACGCGGGCTCCGTCATCTTCGTCGCCGTATCCTACCTCGACCTCGTGGCCCTCTTCGCCTGCCTCCGCCTCTACGAGCGCCTCGACCGCCACTCCCCTCGCCGGGAGCGGATCAAGGCCGCCGTCTGGGCACTCACCACGCTGCTCACCGTCATGTTCACCTACAAAGTCGCCGAGGTCATGCCGCTCGCCTTCAAGCTCGTGGTCTGGGCgatggccgccgccaccacctgcggCGGCTTCTACGTCTTCTTCCTCCACGACGACAAGCAGTACCAGCAGCCGCAGGACGCGTCGGCGGCCGCCGAGCGCGGGGACGTCGCCGACTAG